A stretch of Paenibacillus sp. URB8-2 DNA encodes these proteins:
- a CDS encoding polysaccharide biosynthesis protein, with the protein MFNNQRIAVIGGTGSWGHELIRQLLPQNPKEIIIFSRSESAQVAMSREFEDRRLSFVIGDIRDKEALIAACRGVDYLYHLAALKHVPVCEDQPYEALKTNVIGTQNVIEAAIANKVKKVIYISTDKAANPSNFYGMTKAIGEKLIVYANLLGSSTKFVTVRGGNVLGTNGSVVHLFMKQIREKGEVRITDFNMTRFFLTLSDAISLLFKASEVSVGGEIFVITMPTCRIVDLAEVLIEASDRQHVKIIETGIRPGEKINEILMSDFESMTTVVYDEQYLVILPTLDMPYLKSRYQDCEPVSFSSFSSANNLMSKQEIKDILIRGGFLQ; encoded by the coding sequence ATGTTCAATAATCAACGGATTGCGGTTATCGGCGGTACCGGTTCCTGGGGACATGAGCTGATCCGGCAGCTTCTGCCGCAGAATCCGAAAGAAATTATCATTTTCTCTCGCAGCGAATCCGCCCAGGTAGCCATGAGTAGGGAATTCGAGGACAGACGTTTAAGCTTCGTCATCGGTGATATCCGCGATAAGGAAGCTCTAATTGCGGCATGCCGAGGTGTGGATTACTTGTACCATCTGGCGGCGCTGAAGCATGTTCCCGTCTGTGAGGATCAGCCCTACGAGGCGCTCAAGACGAACGTCATCGGTACGCAGAACGTCATAGAAGCGGCCATAGCGAACAAGGTGAAAAAAGTGATCTATATCTCGACCGACAAGGCGGCCAATCCGTCCAACTTCTATGGCATGACCAAAGCCATCGGCGAGAAGCTGATCGTCTACGCGAACCTGCTCGGCTCCAGCACAAAGTTCGTCACGGTGCGGGGCGGAAATGTGCTCGGAACGAACGGCAGCGTCGTCCATTTGTTCATGAAGCAGATTCGGGAAAAAGGCGAGGTGCGGATTACCGATTTCAACATGACCCGGTTCTTCCTGACGCTTAGCGATGCAATTTCCCTGCTGTTCAAAGCTTCCGAGGTCAGCGTGGGCGGCGAAATATTCGTGATCACCATGCCGACCTGCCGGATTGTCGATTTGGCCGAAGTGCTCATCGAGGCATCTGACAGACAGCATGTAAAAATCATCGAGACGGGCATCCGTCCCGGAGAGAAAATCAATGAAATCCTGATGAGCGATTTCGAAAGCATGACGACCGTAGTATACGACGAGCAATATCTTGTCATACTGCCTACGCTTGATATGCCTTATCTGAAGTCGCGGTATCAAGACTGCGAGCCGGTATCCTTCAGCAGTTTCAGCTCCGCGAACAATCTGATGTCCAAACAAGAGATCAAGGATATCCTGATCCGGGGAGGTTTCCTCCAATGA
- the wecB gene encoding non-hydrolyzing UDP-N-acetylglucosamine 2-epimerase translates to MKIMTILGTRPEIIRLSVIIPLLDQYADRHVLVHTGQNFTASLSGVFFEELGLRAPDYVLQEKQAGLGGQLAAMFGGLEPILLKERPDRVLLLGDTNSALCAILAERMGIPVIHMEAGNRCYDLGVPEEKNRRVIDAVSTVNMPYTPQSKRHLAAEGIPNARIMLTGNPIHEVMTHYAPQIAASDVLNRLNLTPGQYFLVTAHRAENVDRPEPLMEIMKGLNLIAEHFGVRLICSIHPRTRSKLSDSFPLQMHSLVEFYEPFGFFDFVALEKNARCAVTDSGTVQEECCLMDVPTVTIRRTTERPETVDCGSNVVSGVDSESILRCARLMTSMNREWEVPDGYLVPDVSYKVVKFLLGGNLYVQ, encoded by the coding sequence ATGAAAATCATGACCATTCTGGGCACGCGCCCCGAAATCATTCGCCTAAGCGTAATTATTCCGCTTCTGGACCAGTATGCTGACCGCCATGTGCTGGTGCATACGGGCCAGAATTTTACCGCCAGTCTAAGCGGCGTTTTCTTTGAGGAGCTTGGACTGCGGGCGCCGGATTACGTGCTGCAGGAGAAGCAGGCGGGACTTGGTGGACAACTGGCCGCCATGTTCGGCGGGCTGGAGCCGATCCTGCTCAAGGAACGGCCGGACCGCGTCCTGCTGCTCGGCGATACGAACAGCGCGCTCTGCGCCATTCTGGCCGAGCGGATGGGCATTCCGGTGATTCATATGGAAGCGGGCAACCGGTGCTACGATCTCGGAGTGCCGGAGGAGAAGAACCGGCGCGTCATCGACGCCGTTTCAACCGTCAACATGCCCTATACGCCGCAGAGCAAGCGGCATCTGGCAGCCGAGGGGATTCCGAACGCCCGGATCATGCTCACCGGCAACCCGATTCATGAGGTTATGACGCATTACGCTCCGCAAATTGCGGCCAGCGATGTTTTGAACCGGTTGAACCTTACGCCGGGGCAATATTTTCTCGTCACTGCGCACCGCGCCGAGAACGTTGACCGTCCGGAGCCGCTGATGGAGATCATGAAAGGCTTAAACTTGATCGCCGAGCACTTCGGCGTCCGTCTGATTTGCAGCATCCATCCCCGTACCCGGTCGAAGCTTTCGGACTCCTTTCCGCTGCAGATGCACAGCCTCGTCGAATTTTACGAGCCGTTTGGTTTTTTCGACTTTGTCGCTTTGGAGAAGAACGCGCGCTGTGCCGTCACCGACAGCGGCACCGTTCAGGAGGAATGCTGCCTGATGGATGTGCCGACCGTCACGATTCGCCGGACGACCGAACGCCCGGAGACGGTGGACTGTGGAAGCAATGTCGTATCCGGAGTGGACAGCGAAAGTATTTTGCGGTGCGCCCGGCTGATGACTTCAATGAACCGCGAGTGGGAAGTTCCGGACGGCTATCTGGTTCCGGATGTTTCATATAAGGTAGTTAAATTTTTACTTGGAGGGAACCTGTATGTTCAATAA
- a CDS encoding dTDP-4-dehydrorhamnose reductase family protein → MKLLILGGNGMAGHMLADYFRLQGKHEVFHTTRDKSDHKGLVLDADDIAAVERTVSIVSPHCIINALGVLNQAAEDHKIAAYHINGFLPHRLRRAADAVSARLIHISTDCVFEGTRGGYTEEDAPDGTSVYAVTKALGEVRDFGHLTIRTSIIGPEIRKDGIGLMGWFLAQSGKVPGYRRVMWNGVTTLELAKAIDTMLESEVSGLIHLAHPRPVSKYELLGMIQDAFHKTDAEIVPDDVHVQDRTLVSTRSDVAFILPSYPDMLAELAKWMQQSRRYS, encoded by the coding sequence ATGAAGCTGCTGATCCTCGGCGGAAACGGCATGGCGGGGCATATGCTGGCAGATTACTTCCGCCTTCAGGGAAAGCATGAGGTTTTTCACACCACCCGGGACAAAAGCGATCACAAGGGACTCGTACTGGATGCGGACGATATTGCCGCTGTGGAAAGAACGGTGAGTATCGTCTCGCCTCACTGCATCATTAACGCGCTGGGCGTACTTAACCAAGCCGCGGAAGACCATAAAATCGCAGCCTATCACATCAACGGTTTCCTTCCCCATCGTCTGCGGCGTGCAGCCGACGCTGTATCCGCCCGGCTGATCCACATCAGCACCGACTGCGTGTTCGAGGGAACGCGCGGCGGCTACACGGAGGAGGATGCGCCGGACGGAACCTCCGTTTACGCGGTTACGAAGGCGCTCGGCGAGGTTCGCGATTTCGGCCATCTGACGATCCGCACGTCGATTATCGGGCCGGAAATTCGTAAAGATGGCATCGGCCTCATGGGATGGTTCCTGGCGCAGTCCGGCAAGGTTCCCGGCTACCGCCGCGTCATGTGGAACGGGGTGACGACGCTGGAGCTGGCCAAAGCCATCGATACCATGCTGGAATCTGAGGTGTCGGGTCTGATTCACCTGGCCCACCCTCGGCCAGTCAGCAAATACGAGCTGCTCGGAATGATTCAGGACGCCTTTCACAAGACTGACGCCGAGATTGTTCCCGATGACGTTCATGTACAGGACCGGACTCTGGTCAGCACGCGTTCGGACGTAGCCTTTATCCTGCCTTCCTACCCTGATATGCTTGCCGAGCTTGCGAAATGGATGCAGCAAAGCCGGAGATATTCATGA